A window from bacterium encodes these proteins:
- the mutM gene encoding bifunctional DNA-formamidopyrimidine glycosylase/DNA-(apurinic or apyrimidinic site) lyase codes for MPELPEVETIKRELQPLLTGKTITNCRVLRSDIIGYPSAKLFKRRIKNAVITGIRRRAKYLIMDLESGSMLIFHLRLSGALLIKEDPSRHARIVFKLNDGSLLVFDEPRVLGRVYLIGQNDRPRILKGFRELSHEPISPEFDFAYFKKKLKGRKTRIKSVLLDQRVCAGVGNIYSDEALFKAGIRPFRRASSLRTAEVFKLLLALKDVLHLGIKHLGTTVSDYKRVNEQTGNFQKLLCVYGREGEPCKVCGTPIVVKKIGNRGTRYCPKCQK; via the coding sequence ATGCCCGAACTTCCCGAAGTTGAAACCATCAAGCGGGAGCTGCAGCCGCTCCTGACCGGCAAAACGATAACAAACTGCCGCGTTCTGCGCTCCGATATCATCGGCTATCCTTCTGCTAAATTATTCAAACGCCGGATCAAGAATGCGGTCATTACCGGGATCCGGCGCCGCGCAAAATATCTGATCATGGATCTGGAAAGCGGTTCAATGTTGATCTTTCATCTTCGCTTATCCGGCGCCTTGCTCATAAAAGAAGATCCAAGCAGGCACGCCCGCATTGTCTTTAAGTTAAACGACGGTTCTCTGCTCGTATTTGACGAACCGCGCGTGCTGGGACGCGTCTACCTTATCGGTCAGAATGACAGACCGCGGATCCTGAAGGGTTTTCGCGAATTGAGCCATGAACCTATTTCACCTGAATTCGATTTTGCGTATTTTAAGAAAAAACTAAAGGGGCGCAAGACCAGGATCAAATCGGTGCTTTTAGACCAGAGGGTTTGCGCCGGAGTTGGCAATATCTATTCGGACGAAGCTCTGTTCAAGGCCGGTATCAGACCGTTCCGCCGGGCGTCCAGCCTGCGGACCGCTGAAGTTTTTAAGCTCCTCCTGGCGCTCAAGGATGTTCTGCACCTCGGGATAAAACATCTCGGCACGACCGTCTCTGATTACAAAAGGGTTAACGAACAGACCGGCAATTTCCAGAAACTGCTTTGCGTGTACGGCCGGGAAGGCGAGCCCTGTAAAGTCTGCGGTACGCCCATCGTGGTCAAAAAGATCGGCAACCGCGGCACGCGCTACTGCCCGAAATGCCAGAAGTGA
- a CDS encoding anti-sigma factor, whose protein sequence is MKCSKIQKKLSNYLDNALPDNEKDVIADHLLTCATCQAEFSTLKKLHNTLGLLDDMPVPDEFSAKLIGKIKTLEKNREITMPFSVFGRTIMAAACVAVILLSILFGNHIGRTLYKETTGKRLPHNTRVIEIFETQASIELANYLNYRLNYDVQNGGAQ, encoded by the coding sequence ATGAAATGCTCTAAAATACAAAAGAAACTATCCAACTATCTGGATAATGCCTTGCCGGATAACGAAAAAGATGTGATTGCGGATCATTTACTGACTTGCGCGACCTGTCAGGCAGAATTTTCAACTTTAAAAAAGCTTCACAACACACTCGGTCTATTGGATGATATGCCGGTCCCTGACGAATTCAGCGCGAAGTTGATCGGCAAAATCAAGACATTAGAAAAAAACCGGGAAATCACAATGCCATTCAGCGTATTTGGCAGGACCATAATGGCTGCAGCATGCGTAGCAGTAATATTGTTATCAATATTATTTGGTAATCATATCGGCAGGACACTTTATAAAGAAACGACTGGCAAGCGATTGCCTCATAACACAAGAGTAATTGAAATATTTGAAACACAGGCTAGCATTGAATTGGCCAATTATCTCAATTATAGATTGAATTATGACGTGCAGAATGGAGGTGCGCAATGA
- a CDS encoding kelch repeat-containing protein — translation MSRVDSVLRLGVTLVFLSAALFPISWQVKSEMLTPRSFLGIASVGGKLYAIGGRNSAGTLDTLEIYDQSSDTWSTGNSMPSIRREFGTAAVQDKIYVLGGYNGTAVLSSVLEFDPESGNWTAKSDMPAPREDMATAVINDRIYVIGGDNGSICVDTVYEYDPVGDVWTTKAPLPTPRNCLTAQQVNGKIYAIGGCLDTGSASSAVEEYDTVTGLWVAKTPMPTARLGIASAAVNGRIYVMGGFAPVNYFYSTVESYDEGADSWTTDASMSVARWALAADTAAQNIYAVGGQTLYHSGWTGLNEEALVIVSVKEYNVEASDERRPRQVLFADRMVIPGLEHEWLAVYDVHGSLVAKQRGSEIGLGLAPGVYFVVGTQSEKPFRVIKIR, via the coding sequence ATGAGCCGCGTCGACAGTGTTCTGCGTTTGGGTGTCACTCTTGTTTTTTTATCCGCTGCACTTTTCCCGATCTCATGGCAGGTAAAATCCGAAATGCTCACGCCGCGCAGTTTCCTGGGGATCGCATCGGTAGGGGGCAAGCTGTACGCGATCGGCGGCAGGAACAGCGCCGGAACGCTCGATACGCTGGAAATATATGACCAGTCATCCGATACCTGGTCGACCGGCAATTCGATGCCATCAATTAGACGCGAGTTCGGGACCGCCGCGGTCCAGGACAAGATCTACGTTCTTGGCGGATATAATGGCACCGCTGTACTATCATCGGTCCTTGAATTCGATCCCGAGTCGGGTAACTGGACAGCGAAATCAGACATGCCGGCCCCGCGGGAAGACATGGCAACAGCCGTTATCAATGACCGTATCTATGTGATCGGCGGCGACAATGGTTCGATTTGCGTGGACACGGTATACGAATATGATCCAGTCGGAGATGTTTGGACTACGAAGGCACCTCTTCCAACGCCGCGCAATTGTTTGACGGCGCAGCAGGTCAACGGCAAAATTTACGCGATCGGTGGGTGTCTGGATACCGGGAGCGCGAGCAGCGCAGTTGAGGAATACGACACGGTCACCGGGTTGTGGGTTGCAAAAACACCGATGCCCACGGCAAGATTAGGTATTGCTTCTGCTGCCGTCAACGGCAGGATCTATGTCATGGGCGGATTTGCGCCAGTCAACTATTTTTATTCAACGGTCGAGTCATATGACGAGGGTGCGGATTCATGGACCACAGATGCTTCCATGTCTGTTGCGCGCTGGGCATTGGCCGCGGACACCGCCGCTCAAAACATCTATGCGGTGGGCGGTCAGACTCTATATCACAGCGGCTGGACCGGTTTGAACGAAGAAGCCTTGGTGATAGTATCGGTCAAGGAGTACAACGTAGAGGCCAGCGATGAAAGACGGCCGCGACAGGTTTTGTTCGCAGATCGCATGGTCATTCCGGGTCTTGAACATGAGTGGCTGGCTGTTTATGACGTGCATGGTTCACTGGTTGCAAAGCAGAGGGGCAGCGAGATCGGTCTGGGACTGGCTCCCGGCGTCTATTTTGTCGTCGGCACGCAGTCCGAAAAACCGTTTAGAGTCATTAAGATCAGATAA
- a CDS encoding sigma-70 family RNA polymerase sigma factor, which translates to MDNNNSYNDNDLIKQSAEGNEQSFALLVKKYEKAVFSTIYRYTGNKEDVEDLAQEIFIKVWKNAKSFKERSKFSTWLYRIVVNHCLNYKIKVKKQRRDIPLEDVSKEGSTSSALIVQNDCDSKVKVEIIKKAIRSLPKRQRLALILAQFEDKSHQEIADIMKVSPSSVHSLIFRARITLRKMLKELL; encoded by the coding sequence ATGGATAACAATAATTCATATAATGATAACGACCTGATCAAGCAATCGGCCGAGGGTAACGAGCAGTCTTTTGCCCTGCTTGTAAAAAAGTACGAAAAGGCGGTTTTCAGCACAATATACCGCTATACCGGTAACAAGGAAGACGTTGAGGATCTCGCACAGGAGATCTTTATAAAAGTCTGGAAAAACGCAAAGAGTTTTAAGGAAAGATCCAAATTTTCAACGTGGCTTTACAGAATTGTCGTTAATCACTGCCTTAATTACAAAATAAAAGTTAAAAAACAACGAAGGGATATCCCTCTGGAGGACGTATCAAAAGAAGGCAGCACCTCTTCTGCATTAATCGTACAAAATGATTGTGATTCCAAGGTCAAAGTCGAAATTATCAAAAAAGCGATCAGGAGCCTGCCTAAACGCCAGCGTCTAGCATTGATCCTTGCCCAATTTGAGGATAAATCGCACCAGGAAATAGCCGATATCATGAAGGTCTCCCCTTCTTCGGTGCATTCGCTTATCTTTCGCGCGCGGATCACCCTCAGAAAGATGCTTAAGGAATTACTGTGA
- a CDS encoding HD domain-containing phosphohydrolase: protein MPLHNHHRDQWTIKRLTQIVDHAIGELDADSGLIRGFDPKTRTLKLIATGSSRIHLDATASVKVGEGISGYVALKKKNVVIGNVDGHPHLGSREFIRKHGIKSVIGAPIFVGRKLYGTFTFHSTKKNHFSSKHFKRLKDDILFASVFLHYLSLLETASREANHFKALDEMNRAVAAELTTERLYKEIFNHIKKIVEPQNFRIDLYTEEEDKARMVFCIENGKPKNIDFHPVIDLKGSKVARKIITERKPVRFSNLNRSLTGYGRKVPLDMMVASFVGLPMIVRNRCIGYIMCWDRVRKDVFDKQTVKLLSLAAAQAAVTINNAQLFEQLNKSISDLTLLYQIEYVISSILNLEPLLKTIVDLIGRAFDGVITAILLSDEKEENLTIGAISKGVEIQPRYAVVPFHQGIIGEAISSKRAVYAPCVTDNASYVEAIPGVICELAIPLMVGTKTLGVIDFESRTEHCFNRQALDLLDDVAHRISVALENALLYEKLEKNYAATVRALVLAVEAKDAYTRGHSERVTRLAVKLAEGLKLSEPTVRRLYWAGLLHDIGKIGVSEKVLNKPKTLNDFEFEEIKRHPIEGARMLEEIEQMKDIIPIIRHHHENYDGTGYPDKLKGSDIPIEARILAVCDMYDAFTSARPYRRPYVKVKALDRLISFKGTRLDPKIVETFMALFSDSSL from the coding sequence ATGCCGTTACATAACCATCACCGTGATCAATGGACGATCAAGAGGCTTACGCAGATCGTTGACCACGCCATCGGCGAGCTGGATGCTGATTCGGGATTGATACGCGGGTTCGACCCCAAGACCAGGACCTTGAAACTCATCGCGACCGGCAGCAGCCGGATCCATCTCGACGCGACGGCGTCGGTCAAAGTGGGAGAGGGTATAAGCGGTTACGTCGCGTTGAAGAAAAAGAACGTGGTGATCGGTAATGTTGACGGGCACCCGCATCTGGGATCGCGCGAGTTCATACGCAAACACGGGATCAAATCGGTCATCGGCGCGCCGATATTCGTCGGCCGCAAGTTATACGGCACTTTCACTTTCCATTCGACAAAGAAAAATCATTTCTCAAGCAAACATTTCAAAAGACTGAAGGATGATATCCTTTTCGCCAGCGTTTTTCTGCATTACCTGTCGCTGCTTGAAACCGCGAGCCGTGAAGCAAACCATTTCAAAGCCCTCGATGAAATGAACCGCGCGGTCGCCGCGGAACTGACCACTGAGAGATTATACAAAGAGATCTTCAATCACATTAAGAAGATAGTAGAACCGCAGAACTTCCGTATTGACCTGTACACGGAAGAGGAAGATAAAGCGCGGATGGTTTTCTGCATCGAGAACGGGAAGCCCAAAAATATCGATTTTCATCCTGTCATCGACTTGAAAGGGTCCAAGGTTGCGAGAAAGATCATAACGGAAAGAAAACCCGTGCGGTTCTCCAATTTGAACCGTAGTCTCACCGGGTACGGACGAAAAGTACCCTTGGACATGATGGTCGCGTCGTTTGTCGGGCTGCCTATGATTGTCCGTAACCGCTGCATTGGCTATATAATGTGCTGGGACCGCGTACGGAAGGATGTTTTTGACAAGCAGACGGTGAAACTGTTATCCCTGGCAGCGGCCCAGGCCGCGGTGACGATAAACAACGCCCAGTTGTTTGAACAACTGAACAAATCGATCAGTGATCTGACACTCTTATACCAGATCGAATATGTCATCAGCAGTATCCTCAACCTGGAACCGCTACTCAAAACGATCGTAGACCTTATCGGTCGGGCGTTCGATGGCGTCATCACCGCGATCCTGCTGTCGGACGAGAAAGAAGAGAACCTGACGATCGGAGCGATCTCCAAAGGCGTCGAGATCCAGCCGCGTTACGCAGTCGTGCCTTTTCACCAGGGGATCATCGGCGAGGCGATCAGCAGCAAGCGCGCGGTCTACGCACCGTGCGTGACGGATAACGCTTCGTATGTGGAGGCGATACCGGGGGTAATATGCGAACTCGCCATCCCGCTTATGGTGGGTACCAAGACGCTTGGCGTCATCGATTTCGAGAGCCGGACCGAGCATTGCTTCAACCGCCAGGCGCTTGACCTGCTTGATGACGTTGCGCACCGCATATCGGTTGCGTTGGAAAACGCGCTACTGTATGAAAAACTGGAAAAGAACTATGCGGCGACCGTGCGCGCTCTGGTGTTGGCTGTTGAGGCGAAGGACGCCTATACCAGGGGGCATTCGGAACGCGTCACCAGGTTGGCGGTTAAGCTGGCCGAGGGCTTGAAATTGTCCGAGCCGACGGTGCGCCGGCTGTACTGGGCCGGGTTGCTGCATGATATCGGCAAGATCGGGGTTAGCGAGAAGGTTCTCAACAAGCCAAAGACCCTTAATGATTTCGAATTTGAAGAGATCAAAAGGCATCCGATCGAAGGCGCGCGAATGCTGGAAGAGATCGAACAAATGAAGGATATAATCCCCATAATCAGGCATCACCACGAGAATTACGACGGAACCGGCTATCCTGACAAATTGAAGGGCAGCGATATTCCAATTGAGGCGAGGATATTGGCGGTGTGCGACATGTACGATGCTTTTACCTCGGCCCGGCCATATCGCCGTCCGTATGTCAAGGTAAAGGCGCTGGACCGTTTAATATCCTTCAAGGGAACCAGGTTGGACCCGAAGATCGTTGAGACGTTCATGGCGTTGTTCAGCGACAGTTCTCTCTGA
- a CDS encoding site-2 protease family protein gives MANEIAVLIMSLPPLLLALTIHEFCHGYAALKMGDPTAKYAGRLTFNPIKHIDWFGFLAFLLFRFGWAKPVPVDPRNFYNYRKGILITSLAGPLSNFLLAVPFGLVLRLLPDITAVKFLYPLAVMLQLGLLYNLILCAFNLIPVPPLDGSKVLFSLLPTSFAPVELWLERYGVIILLGLIFFDRITGVPVLWGWIGPFVAFFGRLFAGTSGMF, from the coding sequence ATGGCCAATGAGATCGCGGTCCTGATCATGTCTTTGCCGCCCCTTTTGCTGGCTCTGACCATACATGAGTTCTGCCACGGCTACGCGGCGCTCAAAATGGGCGATCCCACGGCAAAATATGCCGGACGCCTGACCTTTAACCCCATTAAGCACATTGATTGGTTTGGATTCCTTGCGTTCCTGCTGTTCCGTTTTGGCTGGGCAAAACCCGTGCCCGTGGATCCGAGAAATTTTTATAACTATCGAAAAGGAATATTAATAACTTCGCTGGCTGGCCCCCTGTCTAATTTTCTGCTGGCTGTACCCTTTGGACTGGTGTTGCGCTTATTACCGGATATCACGGCCGTGAAGTTCTTATACCCGCTGGCGGTCATGCTCCAGCTGGGACTGCTTTATAATTTAATTCTCTGCGCTTTTAACTTGATCCCGGTGCCGCCGCTTGACGGATCCAAGGTCCTTTTCAGTCTATTGCCGACCTCCTTCGCGCCAGTAGAATTATGGCTCGAACGTTACGGAGTCATAATCCTACTCGGCTTGATATTCTTCGACCGGATCACGGGCGTGCCGGTTCTATGGGGGTGGATCGGTCCTTTCGTTGCTTTCTTCGGCCGGCTGTTTGCCGGAACATCAGGAATGTTCTGA
- a CDS encoding tetratricopeptide repeat protein codes for MNTKDRFYALGTRYAEQGKIKNLENLLEKLKRRKPTAEYFYLSARLWYLKGGLAEALSSCDRSYSLATRTGRTSLRCQILIMKSAILRRQGEYLSSNRVLLECLGIAKGKDPALCGDIYNTMGVNYWMMAEFEQAKKYYRKAHRISKNINENILFLKSSINLGIVPLHQGNFFEAEVYLRNAIELCEKEKQERLKIYAMLNLGELFGFSGKWELGKKVLDQCRRSGSKLGLVYEQGASMWLLGNIFRDDQDFMKARQLYTAALKLLERSSSYSECLYVYFNLGVLERLCKDYPKALVYMNEAEKIINQTKERLVQGLFHLEKGYLLWLIGEHDAAFLYLEKGLEETGGRQYDHMVGLLYSYIMRKVDGGKHPREFERLLKLCAKRGYYTIFIREQETLLGLLSDSMARSRKAVLPRVILLDLATRDKRIVDVLLRQESRACREAAFYVIERLQLLTYIPVVKELVWDLNSPATQKAVEMLERMDTGARVPHLKIDLMGRFKITRGGDVNVPINREKARNLLKILILHNKRALVKDQLMEMLWPGDPPRKSFNSLRQTVFLLRRDLQHYGLDADELVHRDHGMYEFRHPDQKLEVDYFQFISLAKKGDLLMDKGDTKQALVTYEQALEKYRGPLLPENIYDAWIEPIRRHIRSVFAQVARIVHKNLEITDAQRAGRFWRDVVERDHDAFNLT; via the coding sequence ATGAATACTAAAGACCGTTTTTACGCACTGGGAACAAGATACGCCGAGCAAGGCAAGATCAAGAACCTTGAAAACCTATTAGAGAAACTAAAACGCAGGAAACCGACCGCCGAGTACTTCTATCTTAGCGCCCGGTTGTGGTACCTTAAAGGCGGTCTGGCTGAGGCATTGAGTTCTTGTGACCGATCGTACTCGCTCGCGACCCGCACTGGCAGGACATCTCTGCGCTGCCAGATCCTGATCATGAAATCGGCGATACTGCGCCGCCAGGGTGAATACCTCAGTTCCAACCGCGTCCTATTAGAATGTCTGGGGATCGCCAAAGGCAAGGACCCGGCACTGTGCGGGGACATCTACAACACTATGGGCGTCAACTATTGGATGATGGCGGAGTTCGAGCAGGCTAAAAAATATTATCGGAAAGCCCACCGGATATCGAAAAATATCAATGAAAATATCCTTTTCCTGAAGTCGTCCATTAACCTTGGTATTGTGCCGTTACATCAAGGTAATTTCTTTGAAGCCGAAGTCTACCTGCGCAACGCGATCGAGCTGTGCGAAAAAGAAAAACAGGAAAGACTGAAGATCTACGCTATGCTCAACCTTGGCGAGCTTTTCGGTTTCAGCGGAAAATGGGAACTGGGCAAAAAGGTATTGGACCAGTGCCGCCGCAGCGGATCCAAGCTTGGTCTTGTTTATGAGCAGGGGGCATCCATGTGGCTGCTGGGAAATATTTTCCGGGATGACCAGGATTTCATGAAGGCAAGACAGCTCTACACGGCGGCGCTGAAACTGCTGGAAAGGAGTTCCTCCTATTCCGAGTGCCTTTATGTCTATTTCAACCTGGGCGTACTGGAGCGGTTGTGCAAAGACTATCCGAAAGCGCTCGTGTACATGAACGAAGCGGAAAAGATAATCAACCAGACCAAAGAGCGGCTGGTCCAGGGTCTATTCCATCTGGAAAAAGGTTACCTGTTGTGGCTGATCGGCGAACACGATGCTGCATTCCTTTACTTGGAAAAGGGCCTGGAAGAAACCGGCGGACGTCAATACGACCATATGGTCGGCCTTCTCTATTCCTATATTATGCGGAAGGTCGATGGCGGGAAACACCCCCGTGAATTCGAGCGGTTGCTGAAGCTCTGCGCGAAAAGGGGATACTATACAATATTTATCAGGGAACAGGAGACGCTGCTTGGGCTGCTCAGCGACAGCATGGCGCGTTCCCGAAAAGCCGTGCTGCCCAGGGTAATCCTGCTCGATCTGGCAACCAGGGATAAACGCATCGTGGACGTACTGCTGCGCCAGGAATCGCGCGCCTGCCGGGAGGCGGCGTTCTACGTCATTGAGCGGCTGCAGTTGTTGACATATATCCCGGTCGTAAAGGAGCTTGTGTGGGACCTCAATTCACCCGCGACCCAGAAAGCTGTTGAAATGCTGGAACGGATGGACACGGGGGCAAGAGTGCCGCATCTCAAGATCGATCTCATGGGCCGGTTCAAGATCACCAGGGGCGGCGACGTGAACGTGCCGATCAACCGTGAAAAAGCCCGGAACCTTTTAAAGATCCTTATTCTCCATAATAAACGCGCGCTCGTTAAAGATCAACTCATGGAAATGCTCTGGCCCGGGGATCCGCCTCGGAAGTCATTCAACTCGTTGCGCCAGACGGTTTTCCTTTTAAGGAGAGATCTGCAACATTACGGTCTGGACGCTGACGAGCTTGTTCATCGGGACCATGGCATGTATGAATTCCGCCATCCCGACCAGAAGCTCGAAGTTGATTATTTCCAGTTCATCAGCCTGGCAAAAAAGGGTGATCTGCTGATGGATAAGGGCGATACGAAGCAAGCGCTTGTCACCTATGAACAGGCGCTGGAAAAATACCGCGGGCCTTTGCTGCCGGAAAACATTTACGATGCCTGGATCGAGCCGATCCGACGGCATATCAGATCGGTCTTCGCGCAAGTCGCCAGGATCGTGCACAAGAATCTGGAAATAACGGATGCACAGAGGGCGGGGCGATTTTGGCGGGATGTGGTCGAGCGCGACCATGATGCATTCAATTTAACCTAA
- a CDS encoding DUF3467 domain-containing protein, whose product MDEKKQPQQISVEISPEQSEGIYSNIVLIAHSPSEFILDFARILPGLQKAKVFARILMTPQNACLLRDALDENLKKYEERFGKIKIFGKESKEIGFK is encoded by the coding sequence ATGGATGAGAAAAAACAGCCGCAGCAGATCAGCGTCGAGATCAGTCCGGAACAGTCCGAAGGGATCTATTCCAACATCGTGCTCATCGCCCACTCGCCGTCGGAATTCATTCTTGATTTCGCGCGGATCCTGCCCGGTCTGCAGAAAGCCAAGGTGTTCGCGCGCATCCTGATGACGCCGCAGAACGCCTGCCTGCTCAGGGATGCGCTCGATGAAAATTTGAAAAAATATGAAGAGCGGTTCGGTAAAATTAAAATATTCGGCAAAGAATCCAAAGAGATCGGTTTTAAATAA
- a CDS encoding AsmA family protein, producing MLKKGIKIVLLVIAIVLIVIIIGFFAIRAFLTPAYLRSIATKAVSDALQHPVQMGAVNLKLGWKIGIVVDDLTIPNAQGFSAYPLASVRKTSLNLQLLPLLGRHVVINSVDLNRMQMRVEKNTQGQMNIGLFVPKTGAKGSGWTVSLNSIGLHNCSVVYQDAIAKSEVQVKDISQNIRFARDNISCSGSQTLYLLKSGSMPEMIIKIENDIEYDSVKKNVSINNIRAVYEPVVLVASGTIEKLERLNMKAEIDVPDVSKALVLIPTQSRPEAMTGAIKAVASVLGTVQEPKVDGRCELKNILVKPKGFTKPVEKINGSLSFDQNSIKNILVQGQIGGSKFDVSGSIANLTKNPLLDIMLKLAGDLKDLEGLTSETKSMKLAGIMNVKTAVKGAAGKPSYYGDFAVSNGMVDGIGLAKPITNFQFNGTLQNEGAKINVCRGRIGNSDFALTGNISNFAKPVIQLSNTSNAIDLDELFPKPAAGQKKTGGAAVPITLQGAVKINKVSGMDMEFRNVKTNITYENGVIDLKDCNADAFDGKVQFDLYYNINSPEPYRINSRMTNMSAQKVLKRFLKFENFEAKLNGVGNFQGKGFDQKQVISNMNASGNFKFGSGSFNNFALVTGLLTWLGFKDQKNLPFNDFICSFKISNGKTQVNDWALATSMGNMLTNGTIGLDGKINLALTFTLNKKESDALKKRHADWVLFYDKAGKAVIDMNITGKVLDPKFALDTKKIQQRLKGKIQDQWDKKKKDLEKKLKDLFKK from the coding sequence ATGTTGAAAAAAGGAATAAAGATAGTTTTGCTGGTGATCGCCATCGTGTTGATAGTGATCATCATCGGGTTTTTCGCGATCCGGGCTTTTCTGACACCTGCTTATCTCCGGTCTATTGCGACCAAGGCAGTATCAGATGCGCTTCAACATCCGGTACAGATGGGCGCGGTCAATCTCAAACTGGGCTGGAAGATCGGGATCGTCGTTGATGACTTGACTATCCCCAATGCCCAGGGATTCAGTGCGTACCCGCTCGCCAGCGTCCGAAAAACCTCGTTAAACCTCCAACTGCTGCCTCTGTTGGGCAGGCATGTGGTCATCAACAGCGTGGATCTGAACCGGATGCAGATGAGAGTGGAAAAGAACACCCAGGGTCAGATGAACATAGGGTTGTTCGTTCCCAAAACCGGCGCCAAGGGCAGTGGATGGACGGTTTCCCTGAATTCCATCGGCCTTCACAACTGCTCTGTCGTTTACCAGGATGCCATAGCAAAGAGCGAGGTCCAGGTCAAAGACATAAGTCAGAACATAAGGTTTGCCCGTGATAATATATCCTGCTCTGGCAGCCAAACCCTTTACCTCCTCAAAAGCGGCAGTATGCCGGAAATGATAATCAAGATCGAGAATGACATTGAGTACGACTCGGTAAAAAAGAACGTTTCGATCAATAACATCAGGGCGGTGTACGAGCCGGTCGTACTGGTGGCCAGCGGAACCATCGAGAAACTCGAGCGCCTGAACATGAAAGCGGAAATAGATGTCCCGGACGTATCCAAAGCACTGGTCCTGATCCCGACCCAGTCCAGACCCGAGGCGATGACCGGCGCAATAAAAGCGGTCGCGTCCGTACTCGGGACCGTCCAGGAGCCCAAAGTTGATGGCCGCTGCGAATTAAAGAACATATTAGTCAAACCAAAGGGTTTTACCAAACCCGTAGAGAAGATCAACGGGAGCCTGTCTTTTGACCAGAATTCGATAAAGAACATCCTCGTACAGGGGCAGATCGGCGGATCCAAATTCGACGTGTCCGGCAGCATCGCCAACCTCACCAAAAACCCCTTACTTGACATTATGCTCAAACTCGCAGGCGATCTGAAGGACCTCGAAGGGTTGACGTCCGAGACCAAATCGATGAAACTCGCAGGAATCATGAATGTCAAGACAGCGGTTAAAGGTGCGGCGGGCAAGCCTTCATACTACGGCGATTTCGCGGTCAGCAATGGCATGGTTGACGGTATCGGCCTGGCAAAACCGATCACTAATTTCCAATTTAACGGCACGCTCCAGAACGAGGGAGCAAAGATCAATGTATGCCGCGGCCGCATCGGGAATTCCGATTTTGCCCTGACCGGGAATATTTCGAATTTCGCAAAACCCGTGATCCAGCTATCCAATACGTCGAATGCCATCGATCTCGACGAGTTGTTCCCCAAGCCTGCGGCCGGCCAAAAAAAGACCGGTGGTGCCGCGGTCCCGATCACCCTGCAAGGCGCGGTGAAGATCAATAAAGTCAGCGGCATGGACATGGAATTCAGGAACGTCAAGACTAATATCACGTACGAGAACGGCGTCATCGACCTCAAGGACTGCAACGCCGACGCCTTCGACGGCAAGGTTCAGTTCGACCTGTACTATAACATCAACAGCCCGGAACCGTACCGGATCAACTCGCGGATGACCAACATGTCCGCGCAGAAAGTGCTCAAGCGGTTTCTCAAGTTTGAGAATTTCGAAGCGAAATTGAACGGCGTTGGCAATTTCCAGGGCAAGGGATTTGATCAGAAGCAGGTTATATCTAACATGAATGCTTCAGGAAATTTCAAATTTGGCAGCGGCTCGTTCAATAACTTCGCACTGGTCACAGGACTTCTTACCTGGCTCGGTTTTAAGGACCAGAAAAATCTGCCATTCAACGACTTCATTTGTTCATTCAAGATCTCCAATGGCAAGACCCAGGTCAATGACTGGGCGCTGGCAACATCCATGGGCAACATGTTAACCAACGGTACGATCGGACTCGACGGCAAGATCAACCTTGCCCTCACGTTCACCCTGAACAAGAAAGAATCCGATGCGTTGAAAAAACGCCACGCGGACTGGGTTCTGTTCTATGACAAAGCCGGCAAGGCCGTCATCGACATGAACATCACCGGCAAAGTGCTGGACCCGAAATTCGCGCTCGACACCAAGAAGATCCAGCAGCGCCTTAAGGGCAAGATCCAGGATCAGTGGGACAAGAAGAAAAAAGACCTGGAAAAGAAACTGAAGGATCTGTTCAAAAAATAG